One segment of Macaca fascicularis isolate 582-1 chromosome 4, T2T-MFA8v1.1 DNA contains the following:
- the LOC102140649 gene encoding HLA class II histocompatibility antigen, DM beta chain precursor codes for MIIFLPLLLGLSLGCTRAGGFVAHVESTCLLDDDGTAKDFTYCISFNKDLLTCWDPEENKMVPCEFGVLNPLANGISHYLNQQDTLMQRLRNGLQNCTTHTQPFWGSLTHRTRPPSVQVAQTTPFNTREPVMLACYVWGFYPADVTITWMKNGNLVIPHGSGQKTAQPNGDWTYQTLSYLALTPSYGDTYTCVVEHIGAPEPILRDWTPGLSPMQTLKVSVSAVTLGLGLIIFSLGLISWRRAGSSSYTPLPGSNYPEGRHIS; via the exons ATGATCATATTCCTGCCGCTGCTGCTGGGGCTCAGCCTGGGCTGCACAAGAGCAG GTGGCTTTGTGGCCCATGTGGAAAGCACCTGTCTACTGGATGATGATGGGACTGCAAAGGATTTCACATACTGTATCTCCTTCAACAAGGATCTGCTGACCTGCTGGGATCCAGAGGAGAACAAGATGGTCCCTTGCGAATTTGGGGTGCTGAATCCCTTGGCCAATGGCATCTCACATTACCTCAACCAACAGGACACCCTGATGCAGCGCTTGCGCAATGGGCTTCAGAATTGTACCACACACACCCAGCCCTTCTGGGGATCACTGACCCACAGGACAC GGCCACCATCTGTGCAAGTAGCCCAAACCACTCCTTTTAACACGAGGGAGCCTGTGATGCTGGCCTGCTATGTGTGGGGCTTCTATCCAGCAGATGTGACCATCACGTGGATGAAGAACGGGAATCTTGTCATCCCTCACGGCAGTGGCCAGAAGACTGCCCAGCCCAATGGAGACTGGACGTACCAGACCCTCTCCTATTTAGCCTTAACCCCCTCTTACGGGGACACCTACACCTGTGTGGTGGAGCACATTGGGGCTCCTGAGCCCATCCTTCGGGACTGGA CACCTGGGCTGTCCCCCATGCAGACCCTGAAGGTTTCTGTGTCTGCAGTGACTCTGGGCCTGGGCCTCATCATCTTCTCTCTTGGTTTGATCAGCTGGCGGAGAGCTGGCTCCTCTA GTTACACTCCTCTTCCTGGGTCCAATTATCCAGAAG GACGACACATTTCCTAG
- the LOC102140649 gene encoding HLA class II histocompatibility antigen, DM beta chain isoform X1 — protein sequence MIIFLPLLLGLSLGCTRAGGFVAHVESTCLLDDDGTAKDFTYCISFNKDLLTCWDPEENKMVPCEFGVLNPLANGISHYLNQQDTLMQRLRNGLQNCTTHTQPFWGSLTHRTRPPSVQVAQTTPFNTREPVMLACYVWGFYPADVTITWMKNGNLVIPHGSGQKTAQPNGDWTYQTLSYLALTPSYGDTYTCVVEHIGAPEPILRDWTPGLSPMQTLKVSVSAVTLGLGLIIFSLGLISWRRAGSSRRHIS from the exons ATGATCATATTCCTGCCGCTGCTGCTGGGGCTCAGCCTGGGCTGCACAAGAGCAG GTGGCTTTGTGGCCCATGTGGAAAGCACCTGTCTACTGGATGATGATGGGACTGCAAAGGATTTCACATACTGTATCTCCTTCAACAAGGATCTGCTGACCTGCTGGGATCCAGAGGAGAACAAGATGGTCCCTTGCGAATTTGGGGTGCTGAATCCCTTGGCCAATGGCATCTCACATTACCTCAACCAACAGGACACCCTGATGCAGCGCTTGCGCAATGGGCTTCAGAATTGTACCACACACACCCAGCCCTTCTGGGGATCACTGACCCACAGGACAC GGCCACCATCTGTGCAAGTAGCCCAAACCACTCCTTTTAACACGAGGGAGCCTGTGATGCTGGCCTGCTATGTGTGGGGCTTCTATCCAGCAGATGTGACCATCACGTGGATGAAGAACGGGAATCTTGTCATCCCTCACGGCAGTGGCCAGAAGACTGCCCAGCCCAATGGAGACTGGACGTACCAGACCCTCTCCTATTTAGCCTTAACCCCCTCTTACGGGGACACCTACACCTGTGTGGTGGAGCACATTGGGGCTCCTGAGCCCATCCTTCGGGACTGGA CACCTGGGCTGTCCCCCATGCAGACCCTGAAGGTTTCTGTGTCTGCAGTGACTCTGGGCCTGGGCCTCATCATCTTCTCTCTTGGTTTGATCAGCTGGCGGAGAGCTGGCTCCTCTA GACGACACATTTCCTAG